A DNA window from Aminipila luticellarii contains the following coding sequences:
- a CDS encoding tRNA (adenosine(37)-N6)-threonylcarbamoyltransferase complex transferase subunit TsaD — translation MDNRGYILGLDTSNYRTSIAVVDTDGSIVIDQRTLLKVKKGERGLRQSEALFQHVENLPELFEVLAGETFQLSAVAASNKPRPIEGSYMPCFKAGYGFGKAIANTFHVPFFVFSHQEGHVEAVKHFSSMDQEDSLLVWHLSGGTCELLRVQDREIEIVGGSKDISFGQVIDRVGVLLGMNFPAGEEMDQRALQGKLSADPGRKLLSPIRLDGLTFNLSGIETQCSRLLQSSEQKNHELNENFLIRELFDRIAETILNVSLRAAEQFGIKHILFAGGVSSSRFIRDKIKNSAEGNAIQAEFGRSELSGDNAVGIALLGRKSLWP, via the coding sequence ATGGATAATAGGGGTTATATTTTAGGCTTGGATACAAGTAATTACAGAACCTCCATTGCAGTGGTCGATACAGACGGAAGCATTGTAATCGATCAAAGAACGCTGTTAAAGGTGAAGAAAGGGGAAAGGGGTTTAAGACAATCTGAAGCCCTTTTTCAGCATGTTGAAAACCTTCCGGAGCTATTTGAAGTGCTGGCAGGCGAAACGTTTCAGCTTTCAGCAGTGGCTGCATCCAATAAACCCAGGCCAATAGAAGGTTCTTATATGCCTTGTTTTAAAGCAGGGTACGGATTCGGAAAGGCTATTGCAAACACATTTCATGTGCCTTTTTTTGTATTTTCCCATCAAGAGGGGCATGTGGAAGCTGTCAAGCACTTTAGCAGCATGGACCAAGAGGATTCCCTGTTAGTCTGGCATCTATCCGGAGGAACCTGTGAGCTGCTTCGCGTACAAGACAGAGAAATCGAAATCGTGGGAGGCAGTAAGGATATTTCTTTCGGACAAGTCATAGATCGGGTGGGCGTCCTTTTGGGTATGAACTTTCCCGCAGGAGAAGAAATGGATCAGCGGGCTTTGCAAGGGAAACTTTCTGCCGATCCGGGCAGAAAACTGCTCAGCCCAATCAGGCTGGACGGATTGACCTTTAATTTGTCCGGTATAGAAACGCAATGCAGCAGACTTTTACAGAGTAGTGAGCAGAAGAATCACGAACTGAATGAAAATTTTTTAATCCGGGAGCTGTTTGACCGGATTGCGGAAACAATTCTAAATGTTTCATTAAGAGCAGCGGAACAATTCGGTATAAAGCATATACTTTTTGCCGGAGGAGTATCCTCCAGCCGATTTATCCGTGATAAAATAAAAAACAGCGCAGAGGGTAATGCCATTCAGGCAGAATTTGGCAGGTCGGAGCTGTCCGGAGACAATGCTGTAGGGATAGCCCTGCTGGGGAGGAAAAGCTTATGGCCATAA
- a CDS encoding DUF896 domain-containing protein: MLSKEKIDRINELAKKSKSVGLTEPEREEQQTLRKEYLVQFRENFRKQLENIEFVEDVEEEVEIEVKVN, encoded by the coding sequence ATGCTTTCAAAAGAAAAGATCGACAGAATCAATGAATTGGCGAAAAAATCAAAAAGTGTCGGATTGACTGAACCGGAAAGGGAAGAACAGCAAACGCTTAGAAAAGAGTACTTGGTTCAATTCAGAGAGAATTTCCGGAAACAGCTGGAAAACATAGAATTTGTTGAAGATGTTGAAGAAGAAGTCGAAATTGAAGTAAAAGTGAATTAA
- a CDS encoding stage III sporulation protein AF: protein MEIIKEWVRNIFVIVVALSFIETLLPSSEMQNYIKFIFSLIIMATILSPLLIFLE, encoded by the coding sequence ATGGAGATTATAAAAGAGTGGGTTCGGAATATATTTGTTATAGTGGTAGCTTTATCTTTTATTGAAACTTTATTGCCATCAAGTGAAATGCAGAACTATATCAAGTTTATTTTTTCTTTGATTATTATGGCTACAATTTTATCACCGCTGTTAATTTTTCTGGAATAA
- the dxs gene encoding 1-deoxy-D-xylulose-5-phosphate synthase, with translation MGEKSKIDLLTGNFPEDLKYMSNDELDLLTYEIRDFLIENVSKTGGHLASNLGVVELTIALHTVFNSPRDKIIWDVGHQSYVHKILTGRAEKFCSLRQYGGMSGFPKREESPHDCFDTGHSSNSISAAAGIAAARDLNGEDFAVIAVIGDGALTGGLAFEALNNAGASKSKMIIIINDNGMSISKNIGGLSQYLSNLRMSSAYLDFKKQVKKTLKGIPRVGESLYAGIEHLRDSIKYAVVEGALFEELGFKYMGPFDGHNIEDLTTALILAQNVEGPVVLHVLTKKGKGYRNSENSPDKFHGVAPFNPTTGLPLKAVDGFSYSQIFGNKMIQLAGRNKKVVAICAAMIHGTGLDKFAVRYPDRVFDVGIAEGHAVSFAAGFAVAGYRPIVAIYSTFLQRSYDQMMIDVCMQKLPVIFAIDRAGNVGEDGETHHGVFDLSYLSHMPNMTVLAPADGRELAEMLEFALTLNGPCAIRYPRGEAPDFGSVYRGDYGSIEKNKSIFDGEELVIFAVGKMVSIAYEVCLDLREKGVDIGLINARSIHPLDEESIVSTAKKAKKIMTLEDNVITGGFGQQVIALLVNKDINIPCRNIGWPDCFVEHGNDEELFIKYKLDAKGIAERVRDFIER, from the coding sequence ATGGGAGAGAAAAGTAAAATAGACCTTTTGACGGGAAATTTCCCCGAAGATTTAAAATATATGTCCAATGATGAATTGGATCTGCTTACGTATGAAATAAGAGATTTTTTAATTGAAAATGTATCGAAAACGGGAGGTCATCTGGCTTCCAATCTGGGTGTTGTAGAGCTTACTATTGCATTGCACACCGTTTTTAACAGTCCCAGAGATAAAATTATCTGGGACGTGGGGCATCAATCCTATGTACATAAAATATTGACAGGAAGAGCAGAAAAATTTTGTTCTCTCCGGCAATACGGCGGAATGAGCGGATTCCCTAAAAGAGAAGAAAGCCCCCATGATTGTTTTGATACGGGACACAGCAGTAACTCCATTTCAGCAGCTGCCGGTATAGCTGCCGCCCGAGATTTAAACGGTGAGGACTTTGCAGTCATTGCGGTAATCGGAGACGGAGCGCTGACCGGAGGTCTGGCCTTTGAAGCGTTAAACAATGCCGGAGCATCCAAGTCCAAAATGATCATTATTATAAATGATAACGGAATGTCCATATCTAAAAATATTGGGGGGTTATCCCAGTATTTGAGTAATTTAAGGATGTCCTCCGCTTATTTGGATTTTAAAAAGCAGGTCAAAAAAACCTTGAAGGGTATCCCCAGAGTTGGGGAAAGTCTCTATGCTGGCATTGAGCACCTTAGGGATTCCATTAAATATGCGGTGGTGGAAGGTGCATTGTTTGAAGAACTGGGCTTTAAGTATATGGGTCCCTTCGACGGACACAATATAGAGGATCTGACAACAGCCCTTATACTGGCCCAAAACGTAGAAGGACCGGTGGTACTGCACGTCCTTACCAAAAAAGGAAAAGGCTATAGAAATTCAGAAAACAGTCCGGATAAATTTCATGGAGTTGCACCGTTTAATCCGACAACGGGGTTACCCCTGAAAGCAGTGGATGGGTTCTCTTATTCTCAGATTTTCGGAAATAAGATGATTCAGCTGGCGGGCAGGAATAAAAAAGTGGTAGCAATTTGTGCTGCCATGATCCATGGAACCGGATTAGATAAGTTTGCAGTTCGATATCCGGATAGAGTATTTGACGTAGGAATTGCGGAAGGTCATGCGGTTTCCTTTGCGGCGGGATTTGCCGTGGCGGGATACCGGCCCATTGTAGCTATTTATTCCACCTTTTTACAAAGATCGTATGACCAGATGATGATTGATGTCTGTATGCAGAAGCTGCCGGTTATTTTTGCCATTGACAGAGCGGGAAATGTGGGCGAAGACGGTGAGACTCATCACGGAGTATTTGATTTATCCTATTTAAGTCATATGCCGAACATGACGGTACTGGCTCCGGCAGACGGAAGAGAACTGGCAGAAATGCTTGAATTCGCTCTGACACTTAACGGACCGTGTGCGATAAGGTATCCCCGAGGGGAGGCTCCGGATTTTGGATCAGTATATCGCGGCGATTATGGATCTATAGAAAAAAATAAAAGTATTTTTGACGGAGAAGAGCTCGTTATCTTTGCCGTAGGAAAAATGGTATCCATTGCATATGAGGTATGTCTTGATCTGCGTGAAAAGGGTGTGGACATAGGCTTGATAAACGCCAGAAGTATTCACCCTCTGGACGAAGAATCCATCGTCAGTACAGCTAAAAAAGCAAAGAAAATCATGACGCTGGAAGATAATGTAATAACCGGCGGCTTTGGACAGCAGGTCATAGCTCTGCTCGTCAATAAGGATATCAACATCCCATGCAGAAATATCGGATGGCCAGATTGTTTTGTTGAACATGGAAATGATGAAGAGCTTTTTATAAAATACAAATTGGATGCAAAGGGGATAGCGGAAAGGGTGCGTGACTTTATTGAAAGATAG
- the nifU gene encoding Fe-S cluster assembly scaffold protein NifU has translation MAMYNDKVMDHFMNPHNVGEIENADGSGTYGSPVCGDMMKIDIKVKDDVIKDAKFKTFGCGSAIASSSVATDMIIGLTIDEALAVTNKQIINELGGLPAVKIHCSVLADHAIKSAIYDYAQKNGKTYKGLEGFDPNADEDDHESCGVE, from the coding sequence ATGGCAATGTATAATGACAAGGTAATGGATCACTTTATGAATCCTCACAATGTTGGAGAAATTGAAAATGCAGATGGTTCCGGTACATATGGAAGCCCTGTCTGCGGTGATATGATGAAAATAGACATCAAGGTAAAAGATGATGTCATCAAGGATGCCAAATTCAAAACCTTCGGCTGCGGCTCTGCAATAGCTTCTTCCAGTGTTGCTACCGATATGATTATCGGGTTGACAATTGACGAGGCACTGGCAGTAACGAATAAGCAGATCATTAATGAATTAGGCGGACTTCCTGCTGTTAAGATCCACTGCTCCGTTCTTGCGGATCACGCGATTAAATCTGCTATTTATGATTATGCGCAGAAAAACGGCAAGACTTATAAAGGGCTTGAAGGGTTCGATCCAAATGCAGATGAAGATGACCATGAAAGCTGCGGTGTAGAATAA
- the xseA gene encoding exodeoxyribonuclease VII large subunit — protein MAIKPIRVSQLNAYIKRVLQSDPLLGSVSVIGEISNLKFHGTGHVYFTLKDQNSKINCFLSAENFRFLRFELADGMEITAEGYIYLYEKGGTYSLNIRDIQVAGLGNLRVAFEQLKEKLAKQGLFDEKYKKPIPFFPNKIAVITSETGAAVRDIIKIIKQRNNIVDVLVYPVLVQGPNAAPEIAEAIRQVNLLFPETDTIIAGRGGGSMEELWAFNEEMVARSIFESKIPIISAVGHEIDFTIADFVADKRAETPTAAAQMAVPDILELKNTVLQLKNNLQHHLSSLVKSKELQLQRCNLEALTSKLENRIDLQKNHVDNQRKELVTLVNNLIYNNKIRMDSAKAQLEALNPRSIMDRGYSAITDSSGRLIRSVETLKIEAAFTAVLKDGSFEGTVTKIRKDE, from the coding sequence ATGGCCATAAAGCCGATCAGAGTTTCACAGTTAAATGCATATATAAAAAGAGTATTGCAGTCCGACCCGCTTTTAGGAAGCGTTTCTGTAATCGGTGAAATTTCTAATTTAAAGTTTCACGGAACAGGACATGTATATTTTACGCTAAAAGATCAAAACAGTAAAATAAACTGCTTTTTATCTGCGGAGAATTTCCGCTTTTTACGTTTTGAACTGGCGGACGGCATGGAAATCACTGCCGAAGGATATATTTATTTATATGAAAAAGGCGGCACATATTCCTTAAATATACGGGATATTCAGGTAGCAGGATTAGGTAATTTAAGAGTGGCATTTGAACAGTTGAAAGAAAAGCTTGCCAAGCAAGGCCTTTTTGATGAAAAATATAAAAAGCCAATTCCTTTTTTTCCGAATAAAATTGCGGTTATTACTTCCGAAACCGGAGCTGCTGTCCGGGATATTATAAAAATCATAAAACAGAGGAATAATATAGTAGACGTATTGGTGTATCCGGTATTGGTTCAGGGGCCGAATGCCGCACCGGAGATCGCAGAAGCCATCCGGCAGGTAAACCTGCTTTTCCCTGAAACGGATACCATTATTGCGGGCCGCGGCGGCGGTTCCATGGAAGAACTTTGGGCCTTTAATGAGGAAATGGTTGCAAGGAGTATATTTGAATCCAAGATACCGATTATTTCAGCTGTTGGGCATGAAATTGATTTTACCATTGCAGATTTTGTGGCGGATAAAAGAGCCGAAACACCAACGGCAGCAGCGCAAATGGCTGTTCCAGATATTCTTGAGCTCAAGAATACGGTCTTGCAGCTCAAGAACAATCTGCAGCATCACCTTTCTTCTCTGGTGAAAAGTAAGGAACTTCAGCTTCAGCGTTGTAATCTTGAGGCGTTGACTTCAAAATTGGAAAATAGAATCGATCTTCAAAAGAATCATGTTGATAACCAGCGCAAAGAATTGGTTACTCTTGTAAACAATTTGATATATAATAATAAAATCAGGATGGATTCAGCCAAAGCTCAGCTTGAGGCTTTAAATCCACGAAGTATTATGGACAGAGGCTATAGTGCGATCACGGACAGCAGCGGAAGGCTGATTCGTTCCGTAGAGACCTTGAAGATTGAAGCTGCCTTTACAGCTGTATTGAAAGACGGAAGCTTTGAAGGAACTGTAACAAAGATAAGGAAGGATGAATGA
- a CDS encoding Asp23/Gls24 family envelope stress response protein: MMSIEQEEKLGAVKISEDVIAICVINSALATKGVAGLSGGLTDTISKNILGKEPLKKGIKISKEDDEINIDIYVIVHYGVKIPEVAWNIQKNVKKEVENMVDIPIKAINIHVQGVHFAEQEKQEE; encoded by the coding sequence ATGATGAGTATTGAACAGGAAGAAAAGCTGGGAGCCGTTAAAATATCCGAAGATGTGATCGCAATTTGTGTCATCAATTCGGCATTAGCCACAAAAGGGGTGGCCGGATTAAGCGGAGGACTGACGGACACGATTTCTAAAAATATACTTGGTAAAGAACCTCTGAAAAAAGGTATCAAAATATCCAAAGAGGATGATGAAATCAATATAGATATTTATGTGATCGTTCATTATGGTGTAAAAATACCGGAAGTTGCATGGAATATTCAAAAAAATGTAAAAAAAGAAGTAGAAAATATGGTTGACATTCCTATAAAGGCAATAAACATACATGTTCAGGGTGTGCACTTTGCAGAACAGGAAAAGCAGGAGGAATAA
- a CDS encoding SpoIIIAH-like family protein: MNKVSKKKKLALFGLLAVVLCLAVVNQSLNQEQTLKTSAEYTDYEKQEMLEHDGDVLVDSLNIKAVSGNEATSKAAVNNTSKSGIASKVVTSDDVAELENTDTYFGEIRNTIDSDRNQVISMLTDVAAETDNAVEKENATQQKLKIIGYMEKEKTIEGLISAKGLPECLVLLTDNAVNVTVNKDQLEQADVAKVFDIVIRETGRPANQIIIQSKV, translated from the coding sequence ATGAATAAGGTTTCTAAAAAGAAAAAATTAGCTCTATTTGGTTTACTAGCGGTAGTATTATGTTTGGCTGTTGTAAATCAATCACTAAATCAAGAGCAGACTTTAAAAACTTCAGCGGAATATACGGATTATGAAAAACAGGAAATGCTGGAACATGACGGGGATGTATTAGTTGATAGTTTAAATATTAAAGCAGTATCCGGAAATGAAGCGACCAGCAAAGCCGCGGTGAATAACACCAGCAAAAGCGGTATCGCCTCAAAGGTGGTAACCTCGGATGATGTGGCTGAACTGGAAAATACGGATACATATTTTGGGGAAATAAGAAACACCATTGATTCGGATAGGAATCAAGTAATATCCATGCTGACCGACGTGGCAGCAGAAACCGACAATGCCGTGGAAAAAGAAAATGCAACGCAGCAAAAGCTTAAAATAATAGGCTATATGGAAAAGGAAAAAACCATAGAAGGCCTGATTTCTGCAAAAGGACTTCCGGAATGTCTGGTTCTTCTGACAGACAATGCCGTTAATGTAACGGTAAACAAAGATCAGCTGGAACAGGCGGATGTAGCAAAAGTTTTCGATATTGTGATTCGGGAAACGGGCCGTCCGGCAAATCAAATCATCATCCAGAGTAAAGTGTAA
- the nusB gene encoding transcription antitermination factor NusB, producing MNRSEARELMMQLLFQVEVQNEYNIQMKEKFFKDIEDLKVQRKYVDQVFDNILQHKEEIDHKIEESSANWKINRINKVDLAILRLSVAELLYMEDIPTSVSINEAILLAKKFGTEDSGKFINGILGHIAQNGAETQ from the coding sequence ATGAATCGCAGTGAAGCGAGAGAATTGATGATGCAGCTTTTATTTCAAGTAGAAGTACAAAATGAATACAATATACAGATGAAAGAAAAGTTTTTTAAAGACATAGAAGATTTAAAGGTTCAACGAAAGTATGTAGATCAAGTGTTCGATAACATCCTACAGCACAAAGAAGAAATTGACCATAAAATAGAAGAATCCAGTGCAAATTGGAAAATTAACAGAATCAACAAGGTAGATCTGGCCATATTAAGGCTGTCTGTTGCGGAGCTGCTTTATATGGAGGATATTCCCACTTCCGTATCCATCAATGAGGCGATCCTTCTGGCTAAAAAATTTGGCACGGAGGATTCCGGTAAATTTATAAATGGTATTTTAGGTCATATCGCTCAAAATGGGGCAGAAACGCAATAA
- the spoIIIAE gene encoding stage III sporulation protein AE: protein MDYKSIIQEQLANLNLNELEQIMDDTALQSGGRVPDLSIQEIIDRAINGQPIFDSQVIIHNFIDLFLYEIKSSLILGVQLVTICIVIGLLTNLSNSFGNKAVSRLGIIVCSCFVIGLCLNNFSQTFNMCSDTLNTMTRTMQILLPILIPLLVSLGGITSGSILNPIIVGAITMFNTILQTFILPAIFISSIFILVNSLTERDYVNKLGVFLRGAATFATGLCVTFFAGLTAIQGFVSETADGVLINTARYSVNNFVPIVGGFAADSIDMVLSCIGVIKNGISIFGVILVIFLLAIPLIKLMAIAIIYKVTAIIIEPIGNKQVSGCMNEMGNSVITMAVVLFLAALMFLVFLTIIIGIGGGSLLR, encoded by the coding sequence ATGGATTACAAAAGCATTATACAGGAGCAGCTGGCTAATTTAAATCTCAATGAACTGGAACAAATCATGGATGATACGGCACTTCAAAGCGGTGGGCGGGTTCCTGATTTAAGCATTCAGGAGATCATAGACAGAGCCATCAACGGCCAGCCTATATTTGATTCACAGGTGATCATTCACAATTTTATAGACTTATTTTTGTATGAAATAAAAAGCAGTTTAATCTTAGGGGTTCAACTGGTCACCATATGCATTGTAATAGGCCTTTTGACAAATCTTTCAAATTCTTTTGGAAATAAGGCGGTATCCAGATTAGGTATTATTGTGTGCAGTTGTTTTGTTATAGGGCTCTGTTTGAATAATTTTTCACAGACCTTTAATATGTGCTCGGATACGCTTAACACGATGACCAGAACCATGCAGATCCTGCTGCCTATATTGATTCCCCTGCTTGTCAGCTTAGGAGGAATAACCAGCGGAAGTATATTGAACCCTATTATTGTGGGTGCCATCACCATGTTTAATACGATACTTCAGACCTTTATTCTGCCGGCTATTTTTATCTCTTCCATATTTATTTTGGTGAACAGTCTGACAGAGAGAGATTATGTCAATAAACTGGGGGTTTTCCTGAGGGGAGCGGCTACATTTGCCACGGGCCTATGCGTTACTTTCTTTGCGGGGCTGACGGCAATACAGGGGTTTGTTTCTGAAACGGCTGACGGCGTATTGATCAATACGGCCCGCTATTCCGTCAATAACTTTGTACCCATAGTGGGAGGCTTTGCCGCAGATTCTATTGATATGGTCTTGTCTTGTATTGGTGTCATAAAAAACGGTATCAGCATTTTTGGCGTGATTCTTGTCATATTTCTGTTAGCCATCCCATTGATTAAACTTATGGCTATTGCGATCATCTATAAAGTAACAGCTATTATTATTGAGCCTATCGGAAATAAACAGGTTTCAGGCTGTATGAACGAGATGGGAAATTCGGTTATAACGATGGCAGTGGTTCTGTTTCTTGCGGCATTAATGTTTCTGGTATTTTTAACTATTATTATTGGAATCGGAGGAGGAAGCCTGCTTAGATAG
- a CDS encoding polyprenyl synthetase family protein produces the protein MDDISYKTYKNLIDEHILDFLPEIDHKSITLYDAMKYSLTAGGKRLRPILLLASCEFVGGDIGTAIPYACAMEYIHTYSLIHDDLPAMDDDELRRGLPTNHMVYGEAMAILAGDGLLTSAFEAMNKDMLLYLDDSVKLKRRIRAIYEISKGAGCRGMVAGQVADMEAENKQCSKEMLDYIHFNKTAALIAASVRAGAYLGGATEKQLRDLTGYAENLGLAFQIADDILDVCGDEQEMGKKAGNDEKKHKATYPCLYSLEECKAYLKDLTETAMSFLECYYDEAEFFNTFAEEMVARGK, from the coding sequence ATGGACGATATTTCATATAAGACATACAAAAATTTAATAGATGAACATATTTTAGACTTTTTGCCTGAAATTGACCATAAAAGCATTACGTTATACGATGCCATGAAATACAGCTTAACTGCCGGCGGGAAAAGATTAAGACCTATTCTGCTGCTGGCTTCCTGTGAATTCGTAGGCGGCGACATTGGGACGGCTATTCCCTATGCCTGCGCCATGGAATATATTCATACCTATTCGCTGATACATGACGATCTGCCGGCGATGGACGATGATGAACTGAGAAGAGGCCTGCCGACGAACCATATGGTATACGGCGAAGCGATGGCAATTCTGGCAGGAGACGGACTGCTCACTTCCGCTTTTGAAGCGATGAATAAGGATATGCTTTTATATTTGGACGATTCCGTTAAGCTGAAACGAAGAATCCGAGCCATTTATGAAATATCTAAAGGAGCCGGCTGCCGGGGAATGGTCGCCGGGCAGGTAGCGGATATGGAAGCGGAGAACAAACAGTGCTCCAAAGAAATGCTGGACTATATTCATTTTAACAAAACCGCGGCCTTGATTGCTGCTTCCGTAAGAGCGGGAGCGTATTTGGGCGGAGCAACCGAAAAACAGCTCCGGGATTTGACCGGTTATGCGGAAAATTTGGGATTAGCCTTTCAAATCGCAGATGATATACTGGATGTTTGCGGCGATGAGCAGGAAATGGGCAAAAAAGCCGGAAATGATGAAAAAAAACACAAAGCAACGTATCCTTGCCTATATTCATTGGAAGAGTGTAAAGCGTACTTAAAAGATCTGACTGAAACGGCCATGTCCTTTTTGGAATGCTATTATGATGAAGCTGAGTTCTTTAATACTTTTGCTGAAGAAATGGTTGCACGTGGTAAATAA
- the xseB gene encoding exodeoxyribonuclease VII small subunit, translating to MAAKKELSFEEALEKLELSAESLKSEKVSLEDALKSFEQGIEYYNKCNTILNTAKQKIEVYSKQ from the coding sequence ATGGCTGCGAAAAAAGAACTGTCATTTGAGGAAGCTCTCGAAAAATTAGAGCTTTCAGCCGAATCATTGAAAAGTGAAAAGGTATCTCTTGAGGATGCTTTAAAAAGCTTTGAACAGGGTATAGAGTATTATAATAAATGCAATACGATATTAAACACTGCAAAGCAGAAAATTGAGGTCTATTCCAAGCAATAA
- the nifS gene encoding cysteine desulfurase NifS, giving the protein MRQVYLDYSATTPVKEDVLKEMIPYFTEKFGNPSSLYTIGAASREAIEKARGQVAKLIHAQEKEIFFTSTGTEADNWAVFGIVDALKNKGNHIITTKIEHHALLHTCDFLEKHGYDVTYLDVEPDGRVNPETLKAAITDKTILISIMFVNNEVGTIQPIKELAAIAKEHGIVFHTDAVQALGNVPIDVKDLGVDLMSVSSHKIYGPKGVGALYIRKGVQLSNFMHGGAQESKRRAGTENLPGIVGFGKAAELAYENLDAHIKKISELRDYFVDQVMSKIENVTLNGSKEFRHPGNANLTFEYIEGEAMLLYLDMRGIAVSTGSACSSASLVPSHVLSALGIPVERIHGSLRFTIGDPTTKEDLDYVVEELIEVVNKLRSISSVSQAKGW; this is encoded by the coding sequence ATGCGACAGGTATATCTAGATTATTCAGCTACGACTCCTGTTAAGGAAGACGTATTGAAAGAAATGATTCCGTATTTCACAGAAAAGTTTGGAAATCCATCCAGTTTATATACAATTGGTGCAGCTTCCAGAGAAGCCATCGAAAAAGCAAGAGGACAGGTTGCCAAGCTGATTCATGCACAGGAAAAAGAAATCTTTTTTACATCGACAGGTACCGAAGCGGACAACTGGGCCGTCTTTGGCATTGTGGACGCATTAAAGAACAAGGGAAATCACATTATTACAACGAAAATTGAGCACCATGCCCTGCTTCACACCTGTGACTTTTTAGAAAAGCATGGATATGACGTGACGTATCTGGACGTGGAGCCGGATGGACGGGTAAACCCGGAAACGTTGAAAGCAGCTATTACAGATAAAACAATTTTGATAAGCATTATGTTTGTAAACAACGAAGTGGGGACGATTCAACCGATAAAAGAATTGGCGGCTATCGCGAAGGAGCACGGAATTGTTTTTCACACAGATGCAGTACAGGCTCTTGGAAACGTTCCCATTGATGTGAAAGACTTAGGGGTGGATCTGATGTCTGTATCGTCCCATAAGATTTACGGACCAAAGGGTGTGGGAGCATTGTATATCCGAAAGGGCGTACAGCTTTCAAACTTTATGCACGGGGGAGCTCAGGAGAGTAAAAGGAGAGCAGGGACTGAAAATCTTCCGGGTATTGTAGGATTTGGTAAGGCGGCAGAGCTGGCTTACGAAAATCTGGATGCACATATCAAGAAGATCAGTGAGCTGAGAGACTATTTCGTGGATCAGGTCATGTCTAAGATAGAAAATGTTACGCTGAACGGAAGCAAAGAATTCAGACATCCGGGCAATGCAAACCTTACCTTTGAATATATCGAAGGGGAAGCGATGCTCCTTTATCTGGATATGAGAGGAATTGCAGTATCTACCGGATCTGCGTGCTCTTCGGCATCGCTTGTACCGTCTCACGTTCTTTCTGCACTAGGTATTCCGGTGGAAAGAATACACGGTTCCTTAAGATTTACGATTGGAGATCCGACGACGAAAGAAGATCTGGATTATGTTGTAGAAGAGTTAATAGAAGTAGTAAATAAATTGAGAAGCATTTCTTCCGTTTCTCAAGCGAAAGGGTGGTAA
- a CDS encoding recombinase family protein yields the protein MIYGYASVSVRGPFEANSIEEQTKLIKQRYPSAEMIIEKYDDLKERPVLQECIANMYGGDTLVVSKLDRLCGTIKEGISFIEDALSKNIRINIINLGMIDGTHSGRMVLNIMNALAEFDKAMIVERTQVGKAIAKTKEGFKEGRPKKFTKDEIDEALTLLKNNSYKTVEEKTGISKSTLIRAKRA from the coding sequence ATGATATATGGATATGCAAGTGTTTCTGTTAGGGGTCCGTTTGAAGCAAATTCCATAGAGGAACAAACGAAGCTGATCAAGCAAAGATATCCCAGTGCGGAAATGATTATAGAAAAATACGACGATCTAAAAGAAAGACCCGTGTTGCAGGAATGTATCGCAAATATGTACGGGGGTGATACTTTAGTCGTTTCAAAATTGGACAGGCTTTGCGGTACAATAAAAGAAGGGATTTCCTTCATTGAAGATGCGTTAAGCAAAAACATCCGAATTAATATAATAAATCTTGGTATGATTGACGGAACCCATTCGGGTCGAATGGTCTTAAATATCATGAATGCTTTGGCTGAATTTGATAAAGCTATGATTGTAGAAAGAACACAGGTCGGAAAAGCTATTGCAAAGACAAAAGAAGGCTTTAAAGAGGGAAGACCTAAAAAGTTTACGAAGGATGAAATAGACGAGGCTCTTACCCTTTTAAAAAATAATAGCTATAAAACAGTAGAAGAAAAAACGGGCATCAGTAAAAGCACTTTGATACGGGCTAAAAGAGCATAG